The Anastrepha ludens isolate Willacy chromosome 2, idAnaLude1.1, whole genome shotgun sequence genome contains a region encoding:
- the LOC128856127 gene encoding pupal cuticle protein, whose product MKLFLILAALLVSTCRATLYGAVSTQFQHLDPHSHTYSYGYADTNSQKQETRSHDGVTRGSYSYVDGSGHVQSLSYVADPHHGFNAVGTNLPKAPAPQATHFAAVHAAAAQSYVPYAHHYPQHIPVLTHGGVPVDTPEVQHARAEHYAAYAAAAAAAASHPDPHDPHAHHLYKRSIYGHPWNYAHQNAIAPVALTHGGVPVDTPDVQAAKAEHFAAHAKALGQGAHAPVAPGDTAEVAHAKAAHYAAHAAARVGHSIGHTVPVHGYHIPVIHNGVPVETPEVQHAKAAHYAAVAEASARSGHGSAHDDGSQYDGRWEGPYGGGYAGGYKHQGPIHIPVIHNGVPVEPPEVQHARAAHLNALAAASHGSGHNDYYGHEDDGQYHSHHY is encoded by the exons ATGAAACTATtt TTAATTTTAGCGGCGTTGCTTGTCTCCACATGTAGAGCAACACTTTACGGTGCCGTCTCGACACAATTCCAACACCTCGACCCCCACAGTCATACATATTCTTACGGTTATGCCGATACCAACTCACAGAAGCAAGAGACACGGTCTCACGATGGTGTTACGCGCGGTTCCTACTCTTACGTTGATGGTAGCGGACACGTTCAATCGCTCTCGTATGTCGCTGATCCACACCATGGTTTTAATGCTGTTGGTACAAACTTGCCAAAGGCTCCAGCACCTCAAGCCACTCACTTTGCCGCCGTTCACGCCGCTGCTGCTCAGTCCTACGTGCCATATGCTCACCACTATCCACAACACATTCCGGTGCTGACACATGGTGGCGTTCCTGTGGATACACCAGAAGTGCAACATGCTCGCGCTGAGCACTATGCTGCCTatgctgctgccgctgccgctgctgcttCCCATCCAGATCCCCATGACCCACATGCTCATCATTTGTACAAGCGATCAATATACGGCCATCCCTGGAATTATGCCCACCAAAACGCAATAGCTCCCGTGGCGTTGACGCATGGGGGCGTGCCTGTGGACACTCCTGATGTACAGGCTGCCAAGGCCGAACACTTTGCTGCGCATGCTAAGGCATTGGGTCAAGGAGCACATGCCCCCGTTGCACCCGGCGATACAGCAGAAGTAGCGCATGCTAAAGCAGCCCATTATGCCGCTCACGCTGCCGCACGTGTTGGCCATTCTATTGGACATACGGTGCCCGTACATGGGTATCACATTCCAGTGATTCACAATGGTGTTCCAGTAGAGACACCGGAAGTACAACATGCCAAGGCGGCGCATTACGCCGCTGTTGCTGAAGCCTCAGCACGATCTGGTCATGGAAGCGCACATGATGACGGAAGTCAGTATGACGGACGCTGGGAGGGTCCATATGGAGGTGGATATGCAGGGGGTTACAAGCATCAAGGCCCAATCCATATTCCAGTCATCCACAATGGCGTGCCAGTGGAGCCACCAGAGGTGCAGCATGCCCGTGCCGCCCACTTAAACGCTTTGGCCGCAGCTAGTCATGGTTCGGGTCATAACGATTATTATGGGCATGAAGATGACGGCCAGTATCATTCCCACCATTACTAA
- the LOC128856062 gene encoding uncharacterized protein LOC128856062, with amino-acid sequence MCSFFYELDDIFGSRICESSVIDDTMANLIEEGQIIETESQRLVQITESPHIPVCTSSMTPITSSQSPVCTLTPTTDMSCKGIYSRTAASDIMKVQAEVMAFKKGKLEAATIARDKELLIREKEFTLKQKEFELKERQARNEESFKEKQLQSQEKLKILELEMQERLSMEELKLKYK; translated from the coding sequence ATGTGCTCATTTTTTTACGAGCTGGATGACATTTTTGGAAGCCGAATTTGCGAATCTTCCGTTATCGATGACACAATGGCAAATTTAATTGAAGAGGGCCAAATAATTGAAACCGAATCGCAAAGGCTGGTACAGATTACGGAAAGCCCTCATATTCCAGTATGCACTTCTAGCATGACACCAATCACGAGCTCTCAGAGTCCGGTTTGCACGTTGACTCCAACAACAGACATGAGCTGCAAAGGTATATACAGCCGGACAGCAGCTTCGGACATTATGAAGGTACAAGCTGAAGTAATGGCATTCAAGAAGGGGAAATTGGAGGCAGCAACTATAGCAAGAGATAAGGAGTTGCTCATAAGGGAAAAAGAATTCACCCTTAAGCAAAAGGAGTTTGAGCTAAAGGAAAGGCAGGCACGAAATGAagaaagttttaaagaaaagcaACTCCAAAGccaagaaaaattgaaaattcttgAACTTGAAATGCAAGAGCGTTTGTCTATGGAGGAATTGAAACTCAAGtataaatga